In Cytophagales bacterium, the following are encoded in one genomic region:
- a CDS encoding tRNA pseudouridine(38-40) synthase TruA, whose protein sequence is MPEWTFFYLVRIEFLGFRYHGWQKQEGLKTIHQMVDKTLKFVLGTTPFRSLGCGRTDAKVSAEDYAFELFTTQSLIPEQLVHRLNANLPADIRARSAKEVDAQFNIIQSAKTKTYHYHFCFGEKPHPFSAPLVQHFGKKLDIDSMILAAKQLEGEHDFTTFTSKPGEETQLKRLLKKAIIVENETGDPYMPVANHYIFQATAPGFLRYQVRLMMGALIEIGRGLLTIEELKALLSGEKTGQIKTVAPGSGLRLHRVGFGE, encoded by the coding sequence ATGCCTGAATGGACCTTCTTTTATCTGGTACGCATTGAATTTCTAGGTTTCCGCTACCATGGCTGGCAAAAGCAGGAAGGCCTGAAGACAATTCACCAAATGGTGGACAAAACACTGAAATTCGTGCTAGGAACTACACCTTTTAGAAGTCTGGGATGCGGCAGAACTGATGCAAAAGTCTCAGCGGAGGATTACGCCTTTGAGCTTTTTACCACACAGTCTCTGATACCCGAGCAACTGGTCCATCGGCTAAATGCCAATCTACCTGCAGACATACGTGCACGTTCTGCAAAAGAAGTGGACGCCCAATTCAACATCATTCAGAGTGCAAAGACCAAAACGTATCATTATCACTTCTGTTTCGGTGAGAAGCCACATCCATTTTCGGCACCACTGGTACAACACTTCGGCAAGAAACTCGACATAGATTCCATGATCCTTGCCGCGAAGCAATTGGAAGGAGAACATGATTTTACCACCTTTACCAGCAAACCAGGTGAAGAAACACAACTCAAACGCTTGTTGAAAAAGGCAATCATTGTAGAAAATGAAACAGGTGACCCTTATATGCCTGTGGCCAATCATTACATTTTCCAGGCCACTGCACCGGGGTTTCTACGTTACCAGGTTCGACTGATGATGGGTGCTTTGATTGAAATTGGCCGGGGACTACTCACCATTGAGGAACTTAAAGCTTTGTTATCCGGTGAAAAAACAGGACAAATCAAAACAGTAGCTCCAGGATCGGGTTTGAGGTTGCATCGGGTGGGGTTTGGAGAGTAA
- a CDS encoding DUF3667 domain-containing protein, whose amino-acid sequence MNCKNCGTPLTEGAHFCHECGAKVVTKRITFKAMLTDMFRNVIGLDNTYLRTLKAMFVSPQLVLTDYMNGVRKRYFPPFAFFTIGAALALFAFQQFTEDYIAISQGINESQFEVIDQAIEPDEQMNVDAVEQQLENAEEIQRTILRYFNFFSFLLLPIYGLMSFIVYRKPYNFGEHLVANAYMQGVTFLFTLVFFLLSLLIDPSLYMISMVFVMGYYTYAYGKWYQLSFGKSLVKLLLFIGVLIGFFLAIMIVSIVIGIVLGLTGVL is encoded by the coding sequence ATGAATTGTAAAAATTGCGGAACACCGCTGACTGAAGGAGCACATTTTTGTCACGAATGTGGAGCTAAAGTAGTGACTAAGCGCATCACGTTCAAGGCCATGCTTACCGATATGTTTCGGAATGTCATAGGCTTGGATAACACCTATTTGCGAACACTGAAAGCCATGTTTGTGAGTCCTCAACTTGTGTTGACTGATTATATGAATGGTGTGCGAAAACGGTATTTTCCACCATTTGCATTTTTCACTATCGGTGCAGCATTGGCATTATTTGCTTTTCAGCAGTTCACAGAGGATTACATTGCCATTTCACAGGGCATCAATGAAAGTCAATTTGAAGTCATCGATCAGGCCATTGAACCTGATGAGCAGATGAACGTAGATGCTGTTGAACAACAGCTTGAAAATGCCGAGGAAATTCAACGAACTATCTTGCGGTACTTCAATTTCTTTTCCTTTTTGTTGCTGCCGATCTACGGGCTCATGAGCTTCATAGTCTACCGAAAGCCATACAATTTTGGTGAACATTTAGTGGCCAATGCCTACATGCAGGGAGTGACGTTTCTATTCACGTTGGTCTTTTTTCTGCTTAGTCTGCTGATTGATCCGAGTTTGTACATGATCAGTATGGTTTTCGTGATGGGTTATTATACTTATGCTTACGGCAAATGGTACCAACTATCTTTTGGCAAGAGCCTGGTGAAGCTATTACTCTTCATAGGAGTACTTATTGGGTTTTTCCTAGCGATCATGATTGTAAGTATCGTGATTGGGATTGTTTTAGGTCTTACAGGAGTGCTCTAA
- a CDS encoding prolyl oligopeptidase family serine peptidase codes for MKAIKITILAFVLCLPMLSLSQNNDLSERYDRAVSYMWENLVNKKVYNLWIDPNWYSDSTGFWYTTQSAEGKQFWQVTWDKLQKRPLFDHVQLAEALTKVTGDTLKSSQLPIYAVDRIGTDSLKIEVDGVAYQFKEGNYGLEVLPKEEERTDIEGEVRSPKGTWTAFRRDYNLFVKDSTGQEIQLSKDGKKGYEYATWYGWADIIEGENSDRPENFYVDWSPGEQWIHAELLDFSVAQKMYLLDWSVDSLFRPRLLSYYRGSPGDSTMIYQEPTFFHVATGKRVATGLPRPTHINSMRVSWTNNPNEVLIFNHTRGYQEYSIYRFNLESGQRDLLYRETSKTNIDNFRYWLVKDQEMVFFLSEKTGWRQLYRLNLRTGEVRAMTKGDYYVQNIEKIDEANEVIYFRASGKDKEINPYTYHLYQVNFNGKGFKALTSGELHHQVAISPDSRYILDNVSTVSIPTRTVLRDANTGKEVLELSQADVKAIPEWQAPEVFEAIAGDGETKIYGALWKPTDFDPNKKYPIIDNSYTGPHTNMFPSNFPNAFGNQALAELGFIVMRVDGRGSAGRSKAFHDFSYKNLGGGLTDHAHAIRQLGERFSWVDTEHVGIYGHSAGGYDAAHALLAFPETYHVAVSSSADHDHRMEKAWWPEMYMGWPVDSAYHLQSNVTMAENLKGKLLITHGGIDDNVNPSASFKLAEALVQADKRFDMLIFPSQKHGYRGKVRYYFLKSRWNYFVEHLLGEEPVWDFDWN; via the coding sequence ATGAAAGCAATTAAAATCACGATTCTAGCATTTGTACTATGCCTTCCCATGTTGTCATTGAGTCAGAACAATGACTTGTCCGAGCGCTATGACCGTGCCGTTTCGTATATGTGGGAAAATTTGGTCAATAAGAAGGTCTACAATTTGTGGATTGACCCCAATTGGTATTCGGATTCCACGGGTTTTTGGTACACCACACAATCTGCTGAGGGTAAACAATTCTGGCAGGTAACCTGGGATAAACTCCAAAAACGACCTTTGTTTGACCATGTGCAATTGGCAGAAGCATTGACGAAAGTAACGGGTGATACGCTGAAGTCCAGTCAGCTACCCATATATGCAGTAGATCGCATTGGTACGGATTCCCTAAAGATAGAAGTAGATGGTGTCGCCTATCAATTCAAGGAGGGGAACTATGGTCTTGAAGTGCTACCAAAGGAAGAGGAGCGAACTGATATAGAAGGAGAGGTCCGTTCACCTAAAGGAACCTGGACCGCTTTCCGTAGAGACTACAACTTGTTTGTCAAGGATTCGACCGGCCAGGAGATTCAATTAAGCAAAGACGGGAAAAAGGGCTATGAATATGCCACCTGGTACGGCTGGGCAGATATCATAGAAGGTGAAAACTCAGACCGCCCCGAAAACTTCTATGTGGATTGGTCCCCGGGTGAACAATGGATCCATGCAGAGTTGCTAGACTTTAGTGTGGCTCAGAAGATGTACCTGCTAGATTGGAGCGTAGATTCCTTGTTCCGTCCGAGGTTGCTTTCTTATTACCGGGGATCACCCGGAGATTCTACTATGATCTACCAGGAGCCTACTTTCTTTCATGTAGCTACCGGAAAACGTGTTGCTACTGGATTGCCGAGGCCAACGCACATTAACAGCATGAGGGTAAGTTGGACCAACAATCCCAATGAGGTCTTGATTTTTAATCATACCCGTGGTTATCAGGAGTACTCCATTTACCGCTTTAATCTGGAATCTGGTCAGAGAGACTTACTTTACCGCGAAACCAGCAAAACGAATATTGATAACTTCCGATACTGGCTGGTAAAGGATCAGGAGATGGTTTTCTTTTTATCAGAGAAAACCGGCTGGCGACAACTCTATAGACTCAACCTTCGAACGGGTGAAGTGAGGGCTATGACGAAAGGCGACTATTATGTCCAAAATATCGAAAAAATAGATGAAGCGAATGAGGTGATCTATTTCCGAGCTTCGGGCAAGGATAAAGAGATTAATCCCTATACCTATCACCTGTATCAGGTGAATTTCAATGGAAAAGGATTCAAGGCGTTGACATCAGGTGAGTTACATCATCAGGTGGCTATTTCGCCTGACTCAAGGTATATACTGGATAATGTGTCTACCGTTTCGATTCCAACCCGAACGGTGTTGCGTGATGCCAATACTGGGAAAGAAGTGTTGGAATTGTCTCAGGCGGACGTCAAAGCCATTCCGGAATGGCAGGCGCCAGAAGTATTCGAGGCGATTGCAGGAGATGGAGAGACGAAGATCTATGGAGCGTTGTGGAAACCTACAGATTTTGATCCGAACAAAAAGTACCCCATCATTGACAATAGCTACACCGGTCCACATACCAACATGTTTCCTAGTAATTTTCCTAATGCATTCGGGAATCAAGCCTTAGCAGAATTAGGCTTTATCGTCATGCGTGTTGATGGGCGAGGTTCGGCTGGCCGTTCCAAGGCATTTCATGATTTCAGTTACAAAAATCTTGGCGGCGGACTTACGGATCATGCGCATGCCATTCGTCAATTGGGGGAGCGTTTTTCTTGGGTCGATACCGAACATGTCGGGATTTATGGCCACTCCGCAGGTGGGTATGATGCTGCGCACGCCTTATTGGCATTCCCCGAAACCTATCATGTAGCCGTATCCAGTTCAGCAGATCACGATCATCGCATGGAAAAAGCCTGGTGGCCTGAAATGTACATGGGTTGGCCAGTGGATTCAGCCTATCATTTGCAGTCTAATGTTACGATGGCCGAAAACCTAAAGGGTAAGTTATTGATTACTCATGGAGGGATTGATGACAATGTGAACCCTTCAGCATCCTTCAAATTGGCCGAGGCCCTGGTGCAGGCAGATAAACGTTTTGATATGTTGATCTTTCCAAGTCAAAAGCACGGCTATCGTGGAAAAGTGAGGTATTATTTTCTTAAATCCCGATGGAATTACTTTGTAGAACATCTCCTGGGAGAAGAACCTGTTTGGGATTTTGACTGGAATTGA
- a CDS encoding FtsX-like permease family protein produces the protein MMQPPKWIDTVLEFFLRDRFADEVLGDLHEWFYWKQETYSPARLKRVYLWNAFRALRLHQLKKVKNLLVHLIDNTMVNNNLKIGVRSLLQNRFFTAINVLGLTLSMISFLFIYAFIRYEYSYDDFHPKQDEIYRLLRKSLTDGKRERPQPSPVSQAFLQDFEGAMEFSTFGQDPVFVKLDDQRFYEADFYWSDASVLQLFDLPFIYGNPKAALQQKNTVVLTQGIAEKYFGKGVNPVGQSLPIKIYDGNVDMQMRIDGVIEDLPASSDLPFQLLASMSSVDELYSRFKEQWWLSWLHVYVHIPDKSTLKRIEAAVPMIVERELGEKMAEQMSFEFQPLSEVHLYSEGVHASLTDGSIRQVMILSVVGVFILLIASINYLNLVSARMSRRRKEVGIRRVMGARGGQIVSQFFTESTLTVFFSFLLAIGLTWSLWPVFSDLIGKEMPLSILINWSAIAQISLVILGVMLLSGIYPAWLAGTIRTKGLVDKQGTARSRRLLQKSLVTFQFAITVFLVVSSVLIFRQVRFMSEKDLGFNKDMLVSVKVEDKALQEKIDVIKQVMKEKPGVVQVTASGESLPSDMNNGAEMYWGTSEDEHHFVYLIAVDELFFETLGIPLLEGQNFTATTDASLSGPVILNEAAARLLEKQSVIGDQITLMNHPRSVIGVAKDYHYKSLKNQVEPIVFVYGTPGFRESPDNIILRLAGNQLPETMGELEAVWDEFSSNELFDYHFVDENYANLYQNDRRFLTLFTIFTFLSIVVSCLGLYGVVLFATEERSKEISIRKVLGSSVIQVTTLVSGKFIFLILFGLVLGLPVALYFINEWLVQFSYQLAPEPGFVMLALVLVVATAAMTIGLNTVKAALANPIKHLRDE, from the coding sequence ATGATGCAACCCCCAAAATGGATCGATACGGTACTGGAATTCTTTCTTCGGGACCGATTTGCGGATGAAGTGCTGGGAGATTTGCACGAATGGTTTTACTGGAAACAAGAAACCTACTCACCGGCCAGACTTAAACGGGTTTACTTATGGAATGCCTTCCGGGCGCTTCGCCTTCACCAATTAAAAAAGGTCAAAAACTTACTGGTTCACTTAATTGATAACACCATGGTCAACAACAACCTCAAAATCGGCGTTCGGTCACTTTTACAAAACCGATTTTTTACCGCCATCAACGTACTTGGGCTAACCCTGAGTATGATTTCCTTCCTTTTTATCTATGCGTTTATTCGGTACGAATACAGTTATGATGATTTCCATCCTAAGCAGGATGAGATCTATCGGCTGCTTAGGAAGAGTCTCACGGATGGAAAACGAGAACGGCCACAGCCAAGTCCTGTATCTCAGGCTTTTCTTCAAGACTTTGAAGGTGCGATGGAGTTTTCAACCTTTGGTCAGGATCCTGTTTTTGTGAAGTTGGATGACCAACGTTTCTATGAAGCAGATTTCTACTGGAGCGATGCTTCTGTTTTGCAACTCTTCGACCTCCCATTTATATATGGTAATCCGAAAGCAGCCCTGCAACAGAAAAACACGGTTGTACTTACTCAAGGTATTGCAGAGAAGTATTTTGGGAAAGGTGTGAATCCGGTAGGCCAGTCTTTGCCGATCAAAATCTATGATGGCAATGTAGACATGCAAATGCGTATCGATGGAGTCATCGAAGACCTACCGGCTAGTAGTGATCTGCCTTTTCAACTGCTCGCTTCCATGAGTAGCGTCGATGAACTTTACAGTCGCTTTAAAGAACAATGGTGGTTGTCCTGGTTGCATGTATATGTTCATATTCCGGATAAAAGCACCCTGAAACGAATTGAAGCGGCAGTCCCTATGATTGTGGAACGTGAGCTCGGTGAGAAAATGGCTGAGCAGATGTCCTTTGAGTTTCAACCGCTTTCAGAAGTGCATTTGTATTCAGAAGGTGTTCATGCTTCCCTGACAGATGGCAGCATTCGACAAGTCATGATCCTGAGTGTTGTTGGTGTATTCATCTTGTTGATCGCCAGCATCAATTACCTCAATTTGGTGAGTGCGCGTATGTCTCGTCGACGAAAGGAAGTTGGAATTCGACGAGTTATGGGAGCGAGAGGAGGTCAGATCGTCAGTCAATTCTTCACTGAATCAACATTGACTGTCTTTTTCAGTTTCTTGTTAGCCATAGGGCTTACCTGGTCGCTGTGGCCGGTTTTCAGCGATTTGATCGGTAAAGAAATGCCTTTATCCATTTTGATCAATTGGAGCGCCATTGCTCAAATTAGTTTGGTGATCTTAGGTGTCATGTTATTGTCTGGTATTTATCCAGCCTGGTTGGCTGGGACGATCCGAACCAAGGGATTAGTGGATAAGCAGGGCACGGCAAGAAGCAGAAGACTATTGCAAAAAAGCCTGGTCACCTTTCAGTTTGCAATCACGGTATTTTTAGTTGTAAGCTCTGTATTGATCTTCCGTCAGGTCCGGTTCATGTCCGAAAAAGACCTGGGATTTAACAAGGACATGCTGGTGAGTGTAAAGGTCGAGGACAAAGCACTGCAAGAAAAGATAGATGTCATCAAGCAAGTCATGAAAGAAAAACCAGGAGTAGTTCAGGTGACGGCTTCAGGTGAATCCTTGCCCAGTGATATGAATAATGGGGCCGAAATGTATTGGGGAACGTCGGAAGATGAACATCATTTTGTCTACCTCATTGCCGTCGATGAGCTGTTCTTTGAGACGCTGGGAATTCCTCTATTGGAAGGTCAGAATTTCACAGCAACGACAGATGCATCGCTTTCAGGACCGGTTATATTAAATGAAGCTGCGGCTCGATTATTGGAAAAACAGTCCGTCATTGGTGATCAAATTACACTGATGAACCATCCGAGAAGTGTGATCGGAGTTGCAAAGGACTATCACTACAAGTCATTGAAGAATCAGGTAGAACCGATCGTATTTGTTTACGGTACGCCTGGATTTCGTGAAAGCCCTGACAATATCATCCTTCGGCTTGCCGGAAATCAGCTGCCAGAGACGATGGGCGAGCTGGAGGCGGTATGGGATGAATTCTCCAGCAACGAACTATTTGATTATCATTTTGTGGATGAGAACTATGCCAACCTCTATCAGAATGATCGTCGTTTCCTGACCTTGTTTACCATCTTTACTTTTCTCAGTATTGTTGTGTCCTGCCTTGGGCTCTATGGCGTCGTATTATTTGCTACGGAAGAGCGAAGCAAGGAGATCAGCATTCGGAAAGTGCTCGGTTCTTCAGTCATTCAAGTGACCACACTCGTTTCAGGAAAATTCATCTTTTTGATCCTCTTTGGATTAGTACTGGGATTGCCGGTGGCATTGTATTTTATCAATGAATGGCTGGTGCAATTTTCTTATCAATTAGCACCGGAACCAGGTTTTGTGATGTTGGCGTTGGTGCTAGTGGTTGCAACGGCTGCAATGACGATCGGATTGAATACAGTAAAAGCAGCACTTGCCAATCCAATAAAGCATTTGAGAGACGAGTAG
- a CDS encoding PadR family transcriptional regulator — protein MKGTHLGEFEEMVLLMVGIQLGEAYGISILKEIETHTGRQVTVSTVHTALYRLEEKGFVTSYVGGSSKSRGGRSKRMYKMTTEGKEALESARDIRDRLWKLMPGYDA, from the coding sequence ATGAAAGGAACACACCTCGGAGAATTTGAAGAAATGGTCCTGCTTATGGTTGGCATTCAACTAGGAGAGGCATACGGCATTTCGATCCTCAAAGAGATCGAAACGCACACAGGAAGACAAGTTACGGTCAGTACCGTACATACGGCTTTGTATCGACTGGAAGAGAAAGGTTTTGTTACCTCGTATGTTGGAGGTTCGAGCAAATCTAGAGGAGGCCGAAGTAAACGGATGTATAAAATGACGACTGAGGGCAAGGAGGCATTGGAAAGTGCCCGTGACATTCGGGACAGACTTTGGAAACTGATGCCAGGGTACGACGCATGA
- a CDS encoding DoxX family protein: protein MKESIGILVARIGFGGMMLTHGWPKLERVISSGKLQFGDPIGLGPEISLILTIFAEFVCSILIILGLKTKLAAIPPAFTMLVAAFVVHLDDPFSKKEFALLYFFGFFILIFVGSGQYSMDNYLGRRR, encoded by the coding sequence ATGAAAGAATCCATTGGCATTCTAGTTGCCCGTATCGGATTTGGAGGAATGATGTTGACACATGGCTGGCCCAAGTTGGAACGAGTCATTTCATCGGGAAAACTCCAATTCGGTGACCCCATTGGGCTTGGGCCAGAGATCTCTTTGATCCTCACCATTTTCGCGGAATTTGTTTGTTCCATTTTGATCATCCTGGGTCTCAAAACCAAGCTGGCAGCCATCCCTCCTGCTTTTACCATGCTTGTAGCAGCCTTTGTGGTTCACCTGGATGATCCCTTTAGCAAGAAGGAATTTGCATTGCTTTACTTCTTCGGTTTTTTCATTCTGATATTCGTCGGAAGTGGACAGTATTCGATGGATAATTATCTAGGGAGAAGACGTTGA
- a CDS encoding pseudouridine synthase: MARKLHYFLIYKPYKVLSQFSDEDGNSGLGSVFKLPKGVYPVGRLDLDSEGLLILTNDKSLNHRLLDPKHGHKRTYWVEVEGKPTKDELEQLRVGVDINVNGKKHHTLPAEVEIIGPTIPEREPPVNRIKHPETSWMSISLTEGKNRQVRKMTAKVGHPTLRLLRVGIESLNLFPMEPGDLRMISRNVLYKKLGLE, encoded by the coding sequence TTGGCGCGCAAATTACATTATTTCCTCATTTACAAACCCTACAAGGTCTTAAGTCAGTTTTCGGATGAAGACGGAAACTCGGGTCTGGGATCGGTTTTTAAGTTGCCCAAAGGGGTTTATCCAGTTGGTCGGTTAGACCTGGATAGCGAAGGGTTACTGATTCTCACCAACGATAAATCATTGAATCATCGCCTGTTAGATCCGAAGCATGGGCATAAACGCACTTATTGGGTGGAAGTAGAGGGCAAGCCAACGAAAGATGAATTAGAACAACTCAGAGTAGGGGTGGACATCAATGTGAATGGTAAAAAACATCATACCCTACCCGCAGAAGTTGAAATCATCGGTCCAACAATTCCTGAGAGAGAACCACCCGTAAACAGAATAAAACATCCAGAAACTTCCTGGATGTCGATCAGCCTTACAGAAGGGAAGAATCGCCAGGTGCGTAAGATGACAGCTAAAGTAGGCCACCCGACTTTGCGTTTGTTGCGTGTTGGTATTGAATCACTCAACCTCTTTCCAATGGAACCGGGAGATTTGAGAATGATCTCTCGAAATGTGTTATATAAGAAATTGGGGTTGGAATGA
- a CDS encoding DUF4918 family protein has translation MEKKLFAEAIMQYYRQLQAPTNLPVDVEVMNPYLNDATVAIAEKFYQKYYSDNHPRVMLFGINPGRFGAGLTGVPFNDPARLEEVCGIPNDFDKKPELSSRFINEMVIAYGGPEKFYAKYFISGVSPLGYLREGINLNYYDIKGFKPMFEDYVVAQIKEQLKFGIDQSVAYSIGKGQNIKYLNYINDKYRFFEKMLPLPHPRWVMQYRLKRKDEFIQEYLDVL, from the coding sequence ATGGAAAAGAAGCTATTCGCCGAAGCGATCATGCAATATTACCGGCAATTGCAGGCCCCGACAAATCTTCCGGTTGATGTGGAGGTGATGAACCCTTATCTTAATGATGCAACCGTAGCCATTGCCGAGAAATTCTATCAAAAATATTATTCAGATAATCATCCCAGGGTCATGCTTTTCGGGATCAATCCCGGGCGGTTTGGAGCAGGTTTAACAGGCGTTCCATTTAACGATCCAGCTAGACTGGAGGAAGTCTGTGGCATCCCGAATGACTTTGACAAGAAACCTGAGCTTTCCTCCAGATTCATCAACGAAATGGTTATTGCTTACGGGGGGCCAGAGAAATTCTATGCGAAATATTTCATTTCAGGGGTTTCACCTCTAGGTTATTTACGAGAAGGCATCAACCTGAACTACTACGACATTAAAGGGTTTAAACCCATGTTTGAAGACTATGTGGTGGCGCAAATCAAAGAACAACTGAAATTTGGGATTGATCAATCCGTGGCCTACAGCATTGGTAAAGGGCAGAACATCAAGTACCTGAATTACATCAATGACAAGTATAGATTCTTCGAGAAAATGCTTCCACTCCCTCACCCACGCTGGGTCATGCAATATCGTCTGAAAAGGAAAGATGAGTTTATTCAAGAGTATCTGGATGTACTTTAA
- a CDS encoding methyltransferase domain-containing protein, protein MTETENQEAYWTKRYVEQNTGWDLGSPSTPLKTYIDQLEDKQLKILVPGAGNAYEAEYMHQQGFTNVYVLDISKLPLDQFQQRVPDFPARQLLHKDFFELVGQFDLVLEQTFFCSLEPTGDNRRAYAEKMHQLLNPSGKLVGLWFKHPLTMESRRPFGGSKEEYKSYLTPYFDERVFEDCYNSIPPRMGNELFGIFERGI, encoded by the coding sequence ATGACCGAAACAGAAAATCAGGAAGCGTACTGGACGAAGCGATATGTTGAACAAAATACCGGTTGGGACCTTGGTAGTCCGTCAACACCCTTAAAGACCTATATCGATCAACTGGAAGATAAACAACTTAAAATCCTGGTCCCGGGTGCGGGCAATGCCTACGAAGCGGAGTACATGCATCAGCAAGGGTTTACAAATGTTTATGTTTTAGATATTTCAAAACTTCCATTGGATCAGTTTCAGCAAAGGGTCCCTGATTTTCCGGCCAGGCAATTACTGCACAAGGATTTCTTTGAATTAGTAGGTCAATTCGATCTTGTTCTGGAACAAACTTTCTTTTGCTCTTTAGAACCCACGGGAGATAATAGACGCGCTTACGCCGAAAAAATGCATCAGCTCCTAAATCCCAGTGGTAAATTGGTTGGACTTTGGTTCAAACATCCACTCACAATGGAGTCCAGAAGACCGTTTGGTGGATCAAAAGAGGAATACAAATCTTACCTCACTCCTTATTTTGACGAACGTGTATTTGAAGACTGTTATAATTCCATTCCTCCACGTATGGGCAATGAACTATTTGGGATTTTTGAGCGGGGGATTTAG
- a CDS encoding DUF1272 domain-containing protein, whose product MLELRPTCENCNKPLPPDSTEAMICTFECTFCKDCVENSLENVCPNCGGGFVPRPIRPAALMEKYPATTKITHKPVDMGRFQALKTKNRDVPAHER is encoded by the coding sequence ATGCTTGAACTCCGACCTACCTGCGAAAACTGTAATAAGCCACTCCCTCCGGATAGTACGGAGGCCATGATCTGTACTTTTGAATGTACGTTTTGCAAAGATTGTGTGGAGAATTCTCTGGAGAATGTTTGCCCCAATTGCGGTGGTGGGTTTGTTCCAAGACCTATCCGACCTGCAGCATTAATGGAAAAATATCCGGCCACAACGAAGATTACGCATAAACCAGTGGATATGGGTCGATTCCAAGCGCTCAAAACAAAAAACAGGGATGTTCCAGCACATGAAAGATGA
- a CDS encoding alpha/beta hydrolase, translated as MSPETWYQDAATFSWKGQDIIYKQSKSDKPWLVLIHGFPSCSFDWWKIWDQLSEQYNLIAPDMIGFGRSAKPIDFDYSIRAQADIHLDLIDKLGINKFHILAHDYGDTVTQEIMARELDGADWKTLSVCLLNGGIFPEVHKPLLIQKLLMSPIGFLLSKMMNEKKLDKSFSRIFGPNTQLTKEELHEYWELLAYNNGHRLAHKLIWYMQERADNRERWVGALQQYKGKIGIINGPVDPISGGHMVDHYKELVSTENIWLLENIGHYPQVEDAEGVLKAYEEFVAV; from the coding sequence ATGAGCCCCGAAACCTGGTACCAAGATGCCGCCACCTTTTCATGGAAAGGCCAAGATATCATTTACAAGCAATCTAAAAGTGACAAACCCTGGTTGGTATTGATCCATGGATTTCCCTCTTGCTCCTTCGACTGGTGGAAGATCTGGGATCAATTATCCGAACAATACAATCTGATAGCACCGGACATGATCGGGTTTGGCCGATCGGCGAAACCTATTGATTTTGACTACTCCATTAGGGCTCAGGCCGATATTCACCTGGATTTAATCGATAAATTGGGCATCAATAAATTTCATATACTCGCTCACGATTACGGAGATACGGTTACTCAAGAAATCATGGCCCGTGAACTGGATGGAGCGGATTGGAAGACGTTGAGTGTCTGTCTTTTGAATGGGGGGATATTTCCGGAAGTGCATAAGCCATTACTGATCCAAAAACTACTGATGAGTCCCATTGGGTTTCTGCTCAGCAAGATGATGAACGAGAAAAAGTTGGATAAAAGCTTCAGTCGGATTTTTGGACCCAATACCCAACTCACTAAGGAAGAACTACACGAATACTGGGAGTTGCTTGCATATAACAATGGTCATCGCCTGGCTCATAAACTCATTTGGTACATGCAAGAACGTGCAGACAACCGAGAAAGGTGGGTAGGGGCACTACAGCAATACAAAGGCAAAATAGGGATCATCAATGGCCCGGTAGATCCCATTTCCGGTGGGCACATGGTGGATCATTACAAAGAATTAGTCTCTACCGAGAATATTTGGTTGTTGGAGAATATTGGTCATTATCCGCAGGTTGAAGATGCTGAAGGGGTATTGAAGGCTTATGAAGAGTTTGTAGCGGTATAG